In one window of Skermanella rosea DNA:
- a CDS encoding cation acetate symporter: MKRVIAAFAAASAVAAAALAVPGSAFAADAISGAVQKSATNWTAIVMFLAFVAGTLGITYWAASKTKSAKDFYAAGGGITGFQNGLAIAGDYMSAASFLGISALVYTSGFDGLIYSIGFLVGWPIILFLIAEQLRNLGKYTFADVASYRLQQTPIRTLAASGSLVVVALYLIAQMVGAGKLIQLLFGLQYNYAVILVGVLMVMYVTFGGMLATTWVQIIKAVLLLSGASFMALMVLVAYNFNFGALFQAAVDIHPKGIAIMEPGTLVKDPVSAISLGIALMFGTAGLPHILMRFFTVADAKEARKSVFYATGFIGYFYILTFIIGFGAIVLLMKDPSYFKLGADGVSYDKLKDMIGGTNMGAIHLSKAVGGDLFMGFISAVAFATILAVVSGLTLAGASAVSHDLYASVFRRGRVNEVQEIRVSKISTVVLGILAMVLGIAFEQQNIAFMVGLAFAIAASANFPIIVMSMFWSKLTTRGALIGGFLGLISATVMVILGPTVWESVLGNAKGSAPFGYDNPAIFSVTLAFVGTWFFSIIDKSQNAADEAAAYEAQYIRSQTGLGAEGASSH, translated from the coding sequence ATGAAGCGCGTCATCGCAGCATTCGCGGCGGCATCGGCTGTCGCCGCGGCCGCCCTGGCCGTTCCGGGCTCGGCGTTCGCCGCCGACGCCATTTCCGGCGCCGTCCAGAAGTCGGCGACCAACTGGACCGCCATCGTCATGTTCCTGGCCTTCGTGGCGGGAACGCTGGGGATCACCTACTGGGCCGCGTCCAAGACCAAGTCGGCCAAGGACTTCTACGCCGCCGGCGGCGGCATCACCGGTTTCCAGAACGGCCTGGCGATCGCCGGCGACTACATGTCGGCCGCCTCGTTCCTCGGCATCTCGGCGCTGGTCTACACCTCGGGCTTCGACGGGCTGATCTACTCGATCGGCTTCCTGGTCGGCTGGCCGATCATCCTGTTCCTGATCGCGGAGCAGTTGCGCAACCTCGGCAAATACACCTTCGCCGACGTCGCCTCCTACCGCCTCCAGCAGACCCCGATCCGCACCCTGGCGGCCTCCGGCTCGCTGGTCGTCGTGGCGCTCTACCTGATCGCCCAGATGGTCGGCGCCGGCAAGCTCATCCAGCTCCTGTTCGGCCTGCAGTACAACTACGCCGTCATCCTGGTCGGCGTGCTGATGGTCATGTACGTCACCTTCGGCGGCATGCTCGCCACCACCTGGGTGCAGATCATCAAGGCGGTCCTGCTGCTGTCCGGCGCGTCCTTCATGGCGCTGATGGTGCTGGTGGCCTATAACTTCAATTTCGGCGCGCTGTTCCAGGCCGCGGTGGACATCCACCCCAAGGGCATCGCGATCATGGAGCCCGGCACCCTGGTCAAGGATCCGGTCTCGGCGATCTCGCTGGGCATCGCGCTGATGTTCGGCACCGCAGGATTGCCGCACATCCTGATGCGCTTCTTCACCGTCGCCGACGCCAAGGAGGCCCGCAAGTCGGTCTTCTACGCCACAGGCTTCATCGGCTACTTCTACATCCTGACCTTCATCATCGGCTTCGGCGCCATCGTCCTGCTGATGAAGGACCCGAGCTACTTCAAGCTGGGGGCCGACGGCGTCTCCTACGACAAGCTGAAGGACATGATCGGCGGCACCAACATGGGCGCCATCCATCTGTCCAAGGCGGTCGGCGGCGACCTGTTCATGGGCTTCATCTCGGCCGTCGCCTTCGCGACCATCCTGGCGGTGGTGTCGGGCCTGACGCTGGCCGGCGCGTCCGCCGTGTCGCACGACCTCTACGCCTCGGTGTTCCGCCGCGGCCGGGTCAACGAGGTGCAGGAGATCCGGGTGTCGAAGATCTCGACCGTGGTCCTCGGCATCCTCGCCATGGTGCTCGGCATCGCCTTCGAGCAGCAGAACATCGCCTTCATGGTGGGCCTCGCCTTCGCCATCGCGGCCTCGGCCAACTTCCCGATCATCGTGATGTCGATGTTCTGGAGCAAGCTGACCACCCGCGGCGCCCTGATCGGCGGCTTCCTGGGCCTGATCAGCGCCACCGTGATGGTGATCCTCGGGCCGACCGTGTGGGAAAGCGTGCTGGGCAACGCCAAGGGCAGCGCGCCGTTCGGCTACGACAACCCGGCGATCTTCTCGGTCACCCTGGCCTTCGTCGGGACCTGGTTCTTCTCGATCATCGACAAGAGCCAGAATGCCGCGGACGAGGCCGCCGCCTACGAGGCGCAGTACATCCGCTCCCAGACCGGTCTGGGCGCCGAGGGTGCTTCGTCCCACTGA
- a CDS encoding DUF485 domain-containing protein yields MQRELTTKIRNNPKFEELTRKRTAYGWLLSIVMLVIYYGFILLVAFAPKALGTPVFGVITIGIPLGALIIVSAFVLTGIYVRRANSEFDELNRQIIEDLK; encoded by the coding sequence ATGCAGCGAGAATTAACAACAAAAATAAGGAACAACCCCAAATTCGAGGAGCTGACCCGGAAGCGTACAGCTTATGGTTGGCTCCTGTCGATCGTGATGCTGGTGATCTACTACGGCTTCATCCTCCTGGTGGCCTTCGCTCCCAAGGCCCTGGGCACGCCCGTCTTCGGCGTCATCACCATCGGCATTCCGCTCGGCGCGCTGATCATCGTCTCGGCCTTCGTGCTGACCGGTATCTACGTCCGTCGCGCCAACTCCGAGTTCGACGAACTGAACCGGCAGATCATCGAGGACCTGAAATAA
- a CDS encoding sensor histidine kinase encodes MSHSSRKEARSRHPEESPEAMRRLIDDLRRDLVISGLEREQLQMESDDLREQSNLYAQACDRLEARLEAVTEQLRRTERTLAEVRQRLDDERIFRRSLERQLLASRVEAETAEEEFRVALEELDQSSRELAESNARLLDLNETLERQVDRRTADLKAALADRDALIHEIHHQTRNNLQVISSLLNLQASRLEEPSAREVRKSFGRIQTMSLVHGLVFDDSSTADMPIGPLIATVCDRMTAELEPSPGIAVQVTGGTGLVPLKAAGQLALIVAELVANALTHAYPPGDAGNGRNGTVEITVTGEPRVNTIRVRDDGIGLDESRTASRRGLGLLLVQTLARQVGARIRFASAATPDASPRPLRGTEIEIRLPRID; translated from the coding sequence ATGTCCCACTCCTCCAGGAAGGAAGCGCGCTCCCGGCACCCGGAAGAGTCGCCCGAGGCGATGCGCCGCCTGATCGACGACCTTCGGCGCGATCTGGTGATCTCGGGGCTCGAGCGCGAGCAGCTGCAGATGGAATCCGATGATCTGCGCGAGCAGTCGAACCTGTATGCGCAGGCCTGCGACCGCCTGGAGGCGCGGCTCGAAGCCGTGACCGAACAGCTGCGCCGGACCGAGCGGACGCTCGCGGAGGTGCGGCAGCGGCTCGACGACGAGAGGATCTTCCGTCGCTCGCTGGAGCGGCAGCTGCTGGCCAGCCGGGTCGAGGCCGAGACCGCCGAGGAGGAATTCCGCGTCGCGCTGGAGGAACTCGACCAGTCGTCGCGGGAGCTGGCGGAAAGCAATGCCCGGCTGCTCGACCTGAACGAGACGCTGGAACGCCAGGTCGACCGGCGCACCGCCGACCTCAAGGCGGCGCTCGCCGACCGCGATGCCCTGATCCACGAGATCCACCACCAGACCCGCAACAATCTCCAGGTCATCTCAAGCCTGCTCAACCTGCAGGCATCCCGGCTGGAGGAGCCGAGCGCCCGCGAGGTGCGGAAGAGCTTCGGGCGTATCCAGACCATGAGCCTGGTCCACGGCTTGGTGTTCGACGACAGCAGCACCGCCGACATGCCGATCGGGCCGCTGATCGCGACGGTGTGCGACAGGATGACGGCGGAGCTGGAGCCCTCTCCCGGCATAGCGGTGCAGGTGACCGGCGGCACCGGACTGGTTCCCCTGAAGGCCGCCGGGCAGCTCGCCCTGATCGTCGCCGAACTGGTCGCCAACGCGCTGACCCACGCCTACCCGCCCGGCGACGCCGGGAACGGCCGGAACGGCACCGTCGAGATCACCGTCACCGGCGAGCCCCGGGTGAATACCATCCGCGTCCGCGACGACGGGATCGGCCTGGACGAAAGCCGCACCGCGTCGCGCCGCGGCCTGGGCCTGCTGCTGGTCCAGACCCTGGCGCGGCAGGTCGGCGCCCGGATACGCTTCGCGTCCGCCGCGACGCCGGACGCGTCGCCCCGGCCGTTGCGCGGCACGGAGATCGAAATCCGGCTGCCGCGGATCGATTGA
- a CDS encoding glycosyltransferase, with amino-acid sequence MNAGGPGGLSRTLEAIGPAAAAAGWPILVSDGGSTDGTPGTALRHGARVVRAPRGRGVQLAAGAAALLADGTAEWLFFLHADSVPDPSWADEAARFMAVAENRARAGYGRFALDDGAAPARRMERLVEWRCRRLGLPYGDQGLLVHRDLYRAAGGFPAIPLMEDVALVRRIGRRRLVPLPFAVTTSAERYRRGGYVRRPLRNLGCLALYLAGLPPDAVRRLYG; translated from the coding sequence CTGAACGCCGGAGGACCCGGCGGCCTGAGCCGGACGCTGGAAGCGATCGGCCCGGCCGCGGCGGCGGCGGGATGGCCGATCCTGGTGTCCGACGGCGGCTCGACCGACGGCACTCCCGGGACGGCCTTGCGGCACGGCGCCCGGGTCGTCAGGGCGCCGCGCGGACGCGGCGTCCAATTGGCCGCCGGTGCGGCCGCCCTGCTGGCGGACGGCACGGCGGAATGGCTGTTCTTCCTCCATGCCGACAGCGTGCCCGACCCGTCCTGGGCGGACGAGGCCGCGCGCTTCATGGCGGTGGCGGAGAACCGCGCCCGCGCCGGCTACGGGCGGTTCGCGCTGGACGACGGCGCGGCCCCGGCCCGCCGGATGGAGCGGCTGGTCGAGTGGCGGTGCCGCCGCCTCGGCCTGCCCTACGGCGACCAGGGCCTGCTGGTCCACCGCGACCTGTACCGGGCGGCCGGCGGCTTTCCCGCCATCCCCCTGATGGAGGATGTCGCCCTCGTGCGCCGGATCGGCCGGCGCCGCCTGGTCCCCCTTCCCTTCGCCGTGACCACCTCGGCGGAGCGCTACCGGCGCGGCGGCTATGTCCGCCGGCCGCTGCGCAACCTCGGCTGCCTGGCGCTCTATCTGGCCGGCCTGCCGCCCGACGCCGTCCGCCGGCTTTACGGGTGA
- a CDS encoding TIGR04282 family arsenosugar biosynthesis glycosyltransferase, with protein MILGPGPTARHLVVFAREARLGRGKRRLAAHVGPVAAVHFQRTALPALLRRLARDPRWTVWLALTPDRARPPPGLPKRVRPLAQGGGGLGERMRRPMRRPPVGLPPGPVVVLGSDIPAVRPDHVAAAFRALGNHAFVFGPAADGGYWLVGARRRPAEPRDIFAGVRWSGAHALSDTLANLRAREAGPPLDLLEDVDDPAAWRRWRSGGKTGRSRRCEDPCPMTGRPERPYRFT; from the coding sequence ATGATCCTCGGCCCCGGCCCGACGGCACGGCACCTCGTGGTGTTCGCGCGGGAGGCCCGCCTCGGGCGCGGCAAGCGGCGCCTGGCGGCCCATGTCGGCCCGGTCGCGGCCGTGCATTTCCAGCGCACCGCCCTCCCCGCCCTGCTGCGCCGCCTCGCCCGGGATCCCCGCTGGACCGTCTGGCTGGCCCTGACGCCCGACCGCGCGCGACCGCCGCCGGGACTGCCGAAGCGGGTGCGCCCGCTCGCGCAGGGCGGCGGCGGCCTGGGCGAGCGGATGCGCCGCCCGATGCGCCGGCCGCCGGTCGGCCTGCCGCCCGGTCCGGTGGTGGTGCTCGGAAGCGACATCCCGGCGGTCCGGCCGGACCACGTCGCGGCCGCCTTCCGGGCGCTGGGAAACCACGCCTTCGTGTTCGGGCCGGCGGCGGACGGCGGTTACTGGCTGGTCGGCGCGCGCCGCCGGCCGGCCGAGCCGCGCGACATCTTCGCCGGCGTCCGCTGGTCCGGCGCGCACGCCTTGTCCGACACGCTCGCCAACCTGCGCGCGCGCGAGGCGGGACCGCCTCTGGACCTGCTGGAGGACGTCGACGATCCGGCGGCCTGGCGCCGCTGGCGGAGCGGCGGGAAAACCGGGCGTTCACGCCGATGTGAAGACCCATGCCCTATGACCGGGCGGCCGGAACGGCCATATCGTTTCACATGA
- a CDS encoding phosphotransferase, with translation MISTPLLQALHRRLIRLSGFGDVRLEDLTPLPTTGLAHDHVRVAGHGVLLRVPRQSQLGLSAASNLTYQAACFERAGAGGHVPGLHAVMLPEATVPMGALVVDEIVGRPPVLPADLPAIVRALASIHGLPVPPPPARRPLRDQDDPVGATLREVTAQARHLDAAGLHPEARAAVAEELAWAESFARRSGRPPVTLISFDAHPGNFLIAGSGPAPGTAVLVDLEKARYGAAGFDLAHATLYTSTTWDVSCHAVLGTADIAAAYGLWLDAVEAPLADSCRPWLLPLRRVMWLWSVTWCAKWRVESRAAAKAGKDRAESAEDWSADLSDAALVDHVAGRVADYLDPVTIAAVRSEWLTANPLTDLLPLPG, from the coding sequence ATGATTTCGACGCCCCTGCTCCAGGCCCTGCACCGGCGGCTGATCCGCCTGTCCGGATTCGGGGATGTCCGTCTCGAAGACCTGACGCCCCTGCCGACCACCGGGCTGGCGCACGACCATGTGCGCGTGGCCGGCCACGGCGTCCTCCTCAGGGTGCCCAGGCAGAGCCAGCTCGGCCTGTCCGCGGCGTCCAACCTGACCTACCAGGCGGCCTGCTTCGAACGGGCGGGCGCGGGCGGCCACGTGCCGGGCCTGCACGCCGTGATGCTGCCGGAGGCGACGGTGCCGATGGGGGCGCTGGTGGTCGACGAGATCGTCGGCCGCCCCCCCGTCCTGCCGGCCGACCTTCCCGCGATCGTCCGCGCCCTGGCGTCGATCCACGGGCTCCCGGTGCCGCCCCCGCCGGCCCGCCGCCCCCTGCGGGACCAGGACGACCCGGTCGGCGCCACGCTCCGGGAGGTGACGGCCCAGGCGCGGCATCTCGACGCCGCCGGCCTCCACCCCGAGGCCCGGGCCGCCGTGGCGGAGGAGCTCGCCTGGGCCGAGTCCTTCGCGCGCCGGAGCGGCCGGCCCCCGGTCACCCTGATCTCGTTCGACGCCCATCCCGGCAACTTCCTGATCGCCGGTTCCGGGCCGGCTCCCGGCACGGCCGTCCTGGTCGACCTGGAGAAGGCGCGCTACGGCGCCGCCGGGTTCGACCTGGCGCATGCCACGCTCTACACCTCGACCACCTGGGACGTCTCCTGCCACGCCGTGCTGGGCACCGCCGACATCGCCGCCGCCTACGGGCTGTGGCTGGATGCCGTGGAGGCCCCCCTCGCGGACTCCTGCCGTCCCTGGCTGCTGCCGCTGCGGCGGGTGATGTGGCTGTGGTCGGTGACCTGGTGCGCCAAGTGGCGGGTCGAATCGCGGGCCGCGGCCAAGGCCGGCAAGGACCGGGCCGAGAGCGCAGAGGACTGGTCGGCCGACCTCAGCGACGCGGCCCTGGTGGACCATGTCGCCGGCCGGGTGGCCGATTACCTGGACCCGGTCACCATCGCCGCCGTCCGGTCGGAATGGCTGACCGCCAATCCCCTGACCGACCTGCTGCCGCTCCCGGGCTGA
- a CDS encoding ABC transporter substrate-binding protein produces MPSPSRFSPIAAAVLAAALHLVPAGPAHAQAPSSPAPGWDATLAAARGKTVYWNAWAGDPRINDYIGWVGGQVRDRFGIDLRHVKVTDTADVVSRVLAEKAAGKDRGGSVDLVWINGENFAAMKENGLLYGPFVDRLPNAARIDTTGKPTTTVDFTIPTDGLEAPWGMAQFVFVHDSEEVADPPRSAAALLDWTSGNPGRFTYPSPPDFIGSTFLKQMLVEVTADPARLQRPADDADFDRVTAPLWSFLDRLHPNLARGGRSFPATGPALKQMLADGEVAMALSFHPGEASRDIAGGLLPPSVRTFVLDRGTIGNTHFVAIPYNANAPEAAMVVADFLLSPEAQIRKQDPAVWGDFTVLDPDRLDPEDRRRFEALPRGVATLSDEELGTAQLEPHPSWMVRIEQQWTKRYGS; encoded by the coding sequence GTGCCATCGCCGTCCCGATTTTCCCCGATCGCCGCCGCCGTCCTGGCGGCGGCGCTCCACCTCGTTCCGGCCGGGCCGGCACACGCCCAGGCGCCGTCGTCCCCGGCGCCCGGCTGGGACGCGACGCTGGCGGCCGCGCGCGGCAAGACCGTGTACTGGAACGCCTGGGCGGGCGATCCCAGGATCAACGACTATATCGGCTGGGTCGGCGGCCAGGTGCGCGACCGGTTCGGCATCGACCTGCGCCACGTCAAGGTGACCGACACCGCCGACGTCGTGTCCCGCGTGCTGGCCGAGAAGGCGGCCGGCAAGGACCGGGGCGGCTCGGTCGACCTGGTCTGGATCAACGGCGAGAACTTCGCGGCCATGAAGGAGAACGGGCTTCTGTACGGCCCCTTCGTGGACCGGCTGCCCAACGCCGCCCGGATCGACACGACAGGCAAGCCGACCACCACCGTCGACTTCACGATCCCGACCGACGGGCTGGAGGCGCCCTGGGGCATGGCCCAGTTCGTCTTCGTCCATGACTCCGAAGAGGTCGCGGATCCGCCGCGCAGCGCCGCCGCCCTGCTGGACTGGACCAGCGGGAACCCCGGTCGCTTCACCTATCCGAGCCCGCCGGACTTCATCGGCAGCACCTTCCTGAAGCAGATGCTGGTGGAGGTGACGGCCGACCCGGCGCGACTTCAGCGGCCGGCCGACGATGCCGATTTCGACCGGGTGACGGCGCCGCTCTGGTCGTTCCTCGACCGGCTGCATCCCAACCTGGCGCGCGGCGGCCGGAGCTTCCCGGCGACCGGCCCGGCGCTGAAGCAGATGCTGGCCGACGGCGAGGTCGCCATGGCCTTGAGCTTCCATCCCGGCGAGGCGTCCCGCGACATCGCCGGCGGCCTGCTGCCGCCGTCGGTCCGCACCTTCGTGCTGGACCGCGGGACGATCGGCAACACCCACTTCGTGGCGATCCCCTACAATGCGAACGCGCCGGAGGCCGCCATGGTGGTGGCCGACTTCCTGCTGTCGCCGGAAGCCCAGATCCGCAAGCAGGATCCCGCCGTGTGGGGCGACTTCACCGTGCTGGACCCGGACCGGCTCGATCCGGAGGACCGCCGGCGGTTCGAGGCCCTGCCCCGGGGCGTGGCGACCCTGTCGGACGAGGAGCTGGGCACGGCCCAGCTCGAACCGCACCCCTCGTGGATGGTGCGGATCGAGCAGCAATGGACCAAGAGGTACGGGAGCTGA
- a CDS encoding phosphoglycerate kinase yields MSGFKTLDDYQFDGKTVLVRADLNVPMKDGAVSDTTRIDRLAPTLTELSKAGAKVVVLSHFGRPKGGPDPKYSLQPVVDAVSKAVGQKVAFAPDCVGPQAKEALAKLHGGSIIVMENLRFHPEEEKNDPGFAKQLAELGDIYVNDAFSAAHRAHASTEALARLLPNAAGRLMEAELKALSLALENPERPVAAVVGGAKISTKLDLLGNLVRRVNLLALGGGMANTFLYARGTAVGASLCEKDMAEQAREIMAIAEQAGCEILLPRDAIVAKEFKAGAESQVVAIDQVPADSMILDVGPATVEYVTLKLQGCRTVVWNGPLGAFETRPFDAGTNAVAGSVAALTKAGRVLSVAGGGDTVAALAAAGVEDAFTYVSAAGGAFLEWLEGKDLPGVAALKG; encoded by the coding sequence ATGAGCGGCTTCAAAACCCTTGATGACTACCAGTTCGATGGCAAGACCGTCCTGGTCCGGGCCGACCTGAACGTCCCGATGAAGGACGGCGCGGTGTCGGACACGACGCGCATCGACCGGCTGGCTCCGACCCTGACGGAGCTGTCGAAGGCCGGTGCCAAGGTGGTCGTGCTCTCCCACTTCGGCCGGCCCAAGGGCGGCCCCGATCCGAAATACTCCCTGCAGCCCGTGGTCGACGCGGTGTCCAAGGCGGTCGGCCAGAAGGTCGCCTTCGCGCCGGACTGCGTCGGGCCCCAGGCCAAGGAGGCCCTCGCCAAGCTCCATGGCGGCTCGATCATCGTGATGGAGAACCTCCGCTTCCACCCGGAGGAGGAGAAGAACGACCCCGGCTTCGCGAAGCAGCTCGCCGAGCTGGGCGACATCTACGTCAACGACGCCTTCTCCGCGGCCCACCGCGCCCACGCCTCGACCGAGGCGCTGGCCCGCCTGCTGCCCAACGCCGCCGGCCGCCTGATGGAGGCCGAGCTGAAGGCCCTGTCCCTGGCGCTGGAGAATCCCGAGCGCCCGGTCGCCGCCGTGGTCGGTGGCGCCAAGATCTCCACCAAGCTGGATCTGCTGGGCAACCTGGTGCGCCGGGTCAACCTGCTGGCGCTGGGCGGCGGCATGGCCAACACCTTCCTCTATGCCCGCGGCACCGCGGTCGGCGCCTCCCTGTGCGAGAAGGACATGGCCGAGCAGGCGCGCGAGATCATGGCGATCGCCGAGCAGGCCGGTTGCGAGATCCTGCTGCCGCGCGACGCCATCGTCGCGAAGGAGTTCAAGGCCGGGGCCGAGAGCCAGGTGGTGGCGATCGACCAGGTGCCCGCCGACTCCATGATCCTGGACGTCGGCCCGGCCACGGTCGAGTACGTGACCCTGAAGCTGCAGGGCTGCCGCACGGTGGTTTGGAACGGCCCGCTGGGCGCGTTCGAGACCCGTCCGTTCGACGCCGGGACCAACGCCGTGGCCGGCAGCGTCGCGGCGCTGACCAAGGCAGGCCGGGTGCTGAGCGTGGCCGGCGGCGGCGACACCGTGGCGGCCCTGGCCGCGGCCGGCGTCGAGGATGCCTTCACCTATGTCTCGGCCGCCGGCGGCGCTTTCCTGGAATGGCTGGAAGGCAAGGACCTGCCGGGCGTCGCGGCGCTCAAGGGCTGA
- a CDS encoding class I SAM-dependent methyltransferase, translating to MIGPAGRAAYALSQTARISWFFGQYLLAARLNGRVVPRDRLPKDLKTPDRAVILADIRELMRRDFANIDAGYYRMPHDMVEPPRKVLRDAVRFFQDLPEVRRRRRDRIATEVFEERRAEGAKLPRYYLQNFHYQTDGYLSDHSAELYDHQVEVLFGGGADAMRRQALVPLHHHFRERRVSECRLLDVACGTGRFLTFVKDNYPRLDVTALDLSPNYLRQSRRLLSPWSRTRFVQAAAESIPAPDESFDAVTCIYLFHELPRKVRAAAAAEMARVLKRDGILVFVETLQKGDRPDYDGLLDLFPLAFYEPYYDDYIRQDIGALFSQAGLEIVETTLAFMSKVVVLRKR from the coding sequence ATGATCGGACCGGCAGGACGCGCGGCCTATGCCCTCAGCCAGACCGCCCGCATCTCGTGGTTCTTCGGGCAGTACCTCCTGGCGGCCAGGCTGAACGGCCGGGTCGTGCCCAGGGACCGGCTGCCCAAGGATCTGAAGACGCCTGACAGGGCGGTCATCCTGGCCGACATCAGGGAGCTGATGCGCCGCGACTTCGCCAACATCGACGCCGGCTACTACCGCATGCCCCACGACATGGTGGAGCCGCCGCGCAAGGTGCTGCGCGACGCGGTGCGCTTCTTCCAGGACCTGCCGGAGGTGCGGCGCCGGCGGCGCGACCGGATCGCCACCGAGGTCTTCGAGGAGCGGCGGGCTGAGGGCGCGAAGCTGCCGCGCTACTATCTTCAGAACTTCCATTACCAGACCGACGGCTATCTCAGCGACCACTCGGCCGAACTGTACGACCATCAGGTGGAGGTGCTGTTCGGCGGCGGCGCGGACGCGATGCGCCGGCAGGCGCTGGTGCCGCTCCACCATCACTTCCGGGAGCGCAGGGTCTCCGAGTGCAGGCTCCTGGACGTGGCCTGCGGCACGGGGCGCTTCCTGACCTTCGTGAAGGACAATTACCCCCGGCTGGACGTCACCGCCCTGGACCTGAGCCCGAACTACCTGCGCCAGTCCCGGCGGCTGCTCAGCCCCTGGTCGCGGACCCGGTTCGTCCAGGCCGCGGCGGAAAGCATACCGGCCCCGGACGAGAGCTTCGACGCCGTCACCTGCATCTACCTGTTCCACGAACTGCCCCGCAAGGTGCGGGCCGCCGCCGCGGCCGAGATGGCGCGGGTGCTGAAGCGCGACGGCATCCTGGTCTTCGTCGAGACCCTGCAGAAGGGCGACCGGCCCGACTATGACGGCCTGCTGGACCTGTTCCCGCTGGCCTTCTACGAACCCTACTACGACGACTATATCCGCCAGGACATCGGCGCCCTGTTCTCGCAGGCCGGGCTCGAAATCGTCGAAACGACGCTGGCGTTCATGTCCAAGGTGGTGGTATTGCGCAAGCGGTGA
- a CDS encoding CYTH and CHAD domain-containing protein, which yields MASQEIELKLRVEPQHLPRFRNSPALAGSAGRPAAKNLESVYYDTEDLRLRSRDVTLRVRKQGRSFVQTIKAANEHAGGVFSRGEWECAVPTAEPDLAAVTDEEPLRRLGPITQADLRPVFASHVKRQVRMLNGAAGRGPETVIEVAIDQGEIRTSGGDVMPLAELELELKGGDPQALFDLALELSGVAPLRIETRTKAERGYALAAGEAESAVKAQKLMLTPDHTAEQALASIMRNCLSHVVLNEASALKGADPEGVHQMRVALRRLRSALGLFRKLVPADQYGWLAAEVKWLAGELGNARDWDVFLADLLAPVEGALDEESARGGPLSALREAALASRERAYERARAAILSARYTTLLLKLGSWLEARSWRQQPLSEEAARLFAPVTDLADGLLAKRHKQSRRRGAGFAHLRAEQRHELRISLKKLRYAAEFFRSLYGDKATAKYLRRLAALQDDLGHLNDVATAESLMGRLAAEQAGGPELWRIGGGMVIGWHARGVAQIEPRLIQDWENFAAAKPFWSKASNG from the coding sequence ATGGCAAGCCAGGAGATCGAGCTGAAGCTGCGGGTCGAGCCGCAGCATCTGCCCCGCTTCCGCAATTCCCCGGCACTGGCCGGATCGGCGGGCCGTCCGGCCGCCAAGAACCTCGAGAGCGTCTATTACGACACCGAGGACCTGCGCCTGCGCAGCCGCGACGTGACATTGCGGGTCCGCAAGCAGGGACGCAGCTTCGTCCAGACCATCAAGGCCGCCAACGAGCATGCCGGCGGCGTGTTCAGCCGGGGCGAGTGGGAATGCGCGGTGCCGACCGCGGAACCCGACCTCGCCGCCGTGACGGACGAGGAGCCGTTGCGCCGGCTCGGCCCGATCACCCAGGCCGACCTGCGGCCGGTCTTCGCCAGCCACGTCAAGCGGCAGGTCCGGATGCTGAACGGCGCCGCGGGCCGCGGCCCCGAGACCGTGATCGAGGTCGCCATCGACCAGGGCGAGATCCGGACGTCCGGCGGCGACGTCATGCCCCTGGCGGAGCTGGAGCTGGAGCTCAAGGGCGGCGACCCCCAGGCCCTGTTCGACCTGGCGCTGGAGCTGTCGGGCGTGGCGCCGCTGCGGATCGAGACCCGTACCAAGGCGGAGCGCGGCTACGCCCTGGCCGCGGGCGAGGCCGAATCGGCGGTCAAGGCGCAGAAGCTGATGCTGACGCCGGACCATACCGCCGAGCAGGCGCTGGCCTCGATCATGCGCAACTGCCTGAGCCACGTGGTGCTGAACGAGGCGTCGGCGCTCAAGGGCGCCGACCCCGAGGGCGTCCACCAGATGCGGGTGGCTCTGCGGCGCCTGCGCTCCGCCCTGGGACTGTTCCGCAAGCTGGTGCCGGCGGACCAGTACGGCTGGCTGGCCGCCGAGGTGAAGTGGCTGGCCGGCGAGCTCGGCAACGCGCGGGACTGGGACGTCTTCCTGGCGGACCTGCTGGCCCCGGTCGAAGGCGCGCTGGACGAGGAATCCGCCCGGGGCGGCCCCCTGAGCGCGCTGCGGGAAGCGGCCCTGGCGAGCCGGGAGCGGGCCTATGAACGCGCGCGGGCGGCCATCCTGTCGGCTCGCTACACCACCCTGCTGCTCAAGCTGGGAAGCTGGCTGGAGGCGCGCTCCTGGCGCCAGCAGCCGCTGTCGGAGGAGGCGGCCCGGCTGTTCGCCCCCGTCACCGACCTCGCCGACGGGCTGCTCGCGAAACGGCACAAGCAGTCGCGCCGGCGCGGCGCCGGCTTCGCCCACCTGCGCGCCGAACAGCGGCACGAACTGCGCATCTCCCTGAAGAAACTGCGCTACGCCGCAGAGTTCTTCCGCTCGCTCTACGGCGACAAGGCCACGGCGAAGTATCTCCGCCGGCTGGCCGCCCTGCAGGACGACCTGGGCCACCTGAACGACGTCGCCACCGCGGAGTCCCTGATGGGGCGGCTGGCGGCCGAGCAGGCCGGCGGTCCCGAGCTGTGGCGGATCGGCGGCGGCATGGTGATCGGCTGGCACGCCCGCGGCGTCGCCCAGATCGAGCCGAGGCTGATCCAGGACTGGGAGAATTTCGCCGCGGCGAAGCCTTTCTGGTCGAAGGCTTCCAACGGGTAG